The proteins below are encoded in one region of Sebastes fasciatus isolate fSebFas1 chromosome 16, fSebFas1.pri, whole genome shotgun sequence:
- the eral1 gene encoding GTPase Era, mitochondrial — protein sequence MMFRVSGRFLSRLVLLDSARQEAASWIRTAGNAACSRGGRNGFISTPARSITSEAFLNRLVKGKAAEADGSLYRLPASVPPDSAEQLSLLLRHPDQPDNAKILKVAIIGAPNAGKSTLSNQLLGTKVFAVSKKVHTTRSRALGVLTEEDTQIILLDTPGLTTASKVKRHQLEKTLLVDPWNTVKEADIMVILVDVADRWMCGGLDFEVLKCLAQHPDIPAILVMNKVDLVKAKDRLLDVTAVLTCGVVNGRRMRVRPVIRPPLAEKRPESDSELPLDEDDAAPEGSAETDSPLNKEQLKELKNQQGWPHFKDVFMLSSVDKEDVETLKSYFMVAAKPGSWQYHSEVLTDQTPEEVCTNIIREKLLEYLPQEVPYSMTQAVELWQDGENGEVDISVKLYAKKDTHMRMVIGTGGQMVARMAREASEDLSRIFLREVRLKLSVKLRK from the exons ATGATGTTCAGAGTGAGTGGTCGGTTTCTCTCCAGACTGGTCCTCCTGGACTCTGCTCGACAGGAAGCTGCGTCATGGATCCGAACAGCTg GAAACGCCGCCTGCAGCCGAGGAGGGAGGAACGGATTTATCTCCACTCCTGCTCGCTCTATTACATCAGAGGCATTTCTCAACAGACTGGTGAAAGGCAAAGCAGCGGAGGCAGACGGCAGTCTTTATCGCCTCCCCGCCTCAGTTCCGCCGGACAGCG ctgaACAATTATCGTTGTTACTGAGACATCCGGATCAGCCTGACAACGCAAAGATTCTGAAAGTGGCCATAATCGGTGCCCCGAATGCCGGGAAGTCCACATTGTCCAATCAGCTCCTTGGCACAAAG gtGTTTGCTGTGTCCAAGAAAGTCCACACCACGCGGTCACGTGCCCTGGGCGTCCTGACAGAGGAGGACACACAGATA ATTTTACTGGACACTCCGGGTCTCACCACTGCATCAAAGGTCAAAAG ACACCAGCTGGAGAAGACTTTGCTCGTGGATCCCTGGAACACGGTGAAAGAAGCTGACATAA TGGTAATCTTGGTGGATGTGGCGGACAGATGGATGTGCGGCGGGCTTGACTTCGAGGTGCTCAAATGCCTGGCCCAGCACCCTGACATCCCCGCGATCCTGGTCATGAATAAG GTAGACCTGGTCAAGGCGAAGGACAGGCTGCTGGACGTCACAGCAGTGTTGACGTGCGGAGTGGTGAACGGACGCAGGATGCGGGTCAGGCCGGTGATCAGGCCTCCGTTGGCTGAGAAGAGGCCAGAGAGTGATTCGGAGTTGCCGCTCGACGAGGACGACGCGGCGCCCGAGGGCAGCGCTGAGACGGACTCTCCGCTGAACAAAGAGCAGCTGAAGGAGCTGAAGAACCAGCAGGGCTGGCCTCACTTCAAGGACGTCTTCATGCTCTCGTCTGTGGACAAAGAGGACGTGGAGACGCTGAAG AGCTACTTCATGGTCGCGGCCAAGCCGGGGTCGTGGCAGTACCACAGCGAGGTCCTGACCGACCAGACTCCAGAAGAAGTCTGCACCAACATCATCAGAGAGAAGCTCCTGGAGTATCTGCCCCAGGAAGTGCCCTATTCAATGACACAG GCGGTTGAACTCTGGCAGGACGGAGAAAACGGTGAAGTCGACATTTCTGTGAAACTTTACGCCAAGAAAGACACTCACATG AGGATGGTGATCGGCACCGGCGGCCAGATGGTAGCACGTATGGCCCGGGAGGCGAGCGAGGACCTGAGCCGCATCTTCCTGAGGGAAGTGAGGCTGAAGCTCTCAGTCAAGCTGAGGAAGTGA